From the Pectobacterium carotovorum genome, one window contains:
- a CDS encoding DJ-1/PfpI family protein, which produces MSNPTRVVIITGPGFQDHDVVYTYYRSKEEGYDISIATKDGSAVTGKYGITVPMDKRSKDNINFDQLNATDFDAVILTGGHEAPDRVRQDQRVKDFLKQMVIQGKVVAGLCHGPWIMISAGILRDKLTCAYVGLKDDMVNSGANVIEADVVVDGNIITCSYYAECGKFMRQTFDAIDRWKRGETLKEPLVV; this is translated from the coding sequence ATGTCTAATCCGACACGAGTAGTGATAATAACTGGTCCAGGTTTTCAGGATCACGATGTAGTTTATACTTACTATCGTTCTAAAGAGGAAGGATACGATATATCTATTGCAACAAAGGATGGAAGTGCAGTGACAGGGAAATATGGCATCACTGTTCCTATGGATAAAAGATCCAAAGACAATATTAATTTTGATCAACTCAACGCCACTGATTTTGATGCTGTTATTCTCACTGGCGGTCATGAAGCGCCTGATAGAGTTCGCCAAGATCAGAGAGTTAAAGATTTTCTAAAGCAGATGGTAATACAGGGGAAAGTTGTGGCTGGGCTCTGCCATGGTCCCTGGATTATGATTTCTGCCGGTATTCTAAGAGACAAACTCACCTGCGCTTATGTTGGTCTGAAAGACGATATGGTTAATTCCGGCGCCAATGTAATTGAAGCAGATGTAGTTGTCGACGGGAATATCATAACTTGCTCCTATTACGCTGAATGTGGAAAATTTATGCGTCAGACATTCGATGCAATAGATAGATGGAAGCGCGGCGAAACTCTTAAAGAACCGCTGGTGGTATAA
- a CDS encoding HAD family hydrolase: MLITWNVLHDRPLSDFNQDVLQNIPRLMAKRFRKLRNFVRHDGHFIASFTEFGNEAIDNDRFTAIYESIPTEDKKIFRDKFIHYRKLARSLYPDFWAELHRPLLDVSNLFETANDIYIVSGKDEESILYILSKYGLNIPANKIYGRMTDKNKTLTLLKSIAFDKNEDILFIDDNIQNVIDALDHGIQSFWANWGYNIPEHKLMALQKGINELDTEDLLKLVKKTS; encoded by the coding sequence ATGCTAATTACATGGAATGTATTACATGACAGACCTCTCAGTGATTTTAACCAAGATGTACTTCAAAACATCCCACGCCTGATGGCTAAACGATTCAGGAAATTAAGGAATTTTGTACGCCATGACGGTCACTTTATTGCCTCATTCACTGAATTTGGTAATGAAGCTATAGATAATGACAGATTCACTGCTATATATGAATCAATTCCAACTGAAGATAAGAAAATATTCAGGGATAAGTTCATCCATTATAGGAAGCTGGCAAGAAGTCTCTACCCTGATTTTTGGGCTGAACTACACCGTCCGCTATTGGATGTTTCAAATTTATTTGAAACAGCTAATGATATCTATATTGTATCAGGAAAGGATGAAGAGTCTATATTATACATTCTAAGTAAATATGGTTTAAACATACCCGCGAATAAAATATATGGAAGGATGACTGACAAAAACAAGACTCTTACCTTGCTAAAATCAATAGCCTTCGATAAAAACGAGGATATTCTATTTATTGATGACAATATCCAAAATGTTATTGATGCATTAGATCATGGCATTCAATCATTTTGGGCTAATTGGGGATACAACATCCCTGAGCATAAATTAATGGCACTTCAAAAAGGAATTAATGAATTAGATACCGAGGATCTCTTGAAATTAGTCAAGAAAACCTCTTAA
- a CDS encoding polysaccharide deacetylase, which yields MAKEILCGFGVGVDAVAGWLSSYGGEDSPSDISRGMFAGEVGTPRLLNLFDQFNIPTTWFMPGHSIETFPRQMEAVVNAGHEVGVHNYSHENPISMSPDQEREVLLKGIDIVTKLTGKRPTGYVAPWWEFSPVTTDLLLENGIKYDHSLMHHDHQPYYVRKGDSWTKIDYSKTPTEWMKPLVRGEETDLIELPASWTIDDIPPFMFMKTKPNSQGFMNPRDIEELWRDQFDWVYREHEYAIFTFTIHPDVSGRPHVLMMLERLLTHMLGHPGVKFLKLNDIADDFAKRSPRIK from the coding sequence ATGGCGAAAGAAATACTATGTGGTTTTGGAGTGGGTGTAGATGCCGTTGCAGGCTGGCTATCTTCTTATGGGGGAGAAGATTCTCCAAGCGATATATCTCGCGGTATGTTCGCTGGCGAAGTAGGTACTCCACGTCTTCTGAATCTATTTGACCAGTTTAATATCCCCACCACCTGGTTTATGCCTGGTCATTCCATCGAAACCTTTCCTCGGCAAATGGAAGCAGTTGTCAATGCTGGACATGAGGTAGGGGTTCATAATTACAGTCATGAAAACCCAATATCTATGTCGCCTGACCAAGAAAGAGAAGTCCTTCTAAAAGGCATTGACATAGTCACAAAATTAACAGGGAAGAGACCTACTGGGTATGTCGCTCCATGGTGGGAATTTTCTCCTGTAACCACAGATCTTCTATTAGAAAATGGCATCAAATATGACCATTCACTAATGCATCATGATCATCAGCCTTATTATGTCAGGAAAGGTGATTCCTGGACCAAGATAGATTATTCCAAGACACCGACCGAATGGATGAAACCGCTGGTACGCGGAGAAGAGACGGACCTTATTGAATTACCCGCCAGTTGGACAATCGACGATATTCCTCCTTTCATGTTCATGAAAACAAAACCCAACAGCCAAGGTTTCATGAATCCCAGGGACATCGAAGAGTTGTGGAGAGATCAATTCGATTGGGTCTACCGTGAGCATGAATATGCGATCTTTACTTTTACGATTCACCCGGACGTATCTGGACGCCCGCACGTATTAATGATGCTCGAACGCCTCTTAACTCATATGCTTGGTCATCCAGGGGTGAAATTCCTAAAATTGAATGACATTGCAGATGACTTTGCCAAGCGATCTCCACGGATAAAATAA
- a CDS encoding LysR family transcriptional regulator produces the protein MSYLVQLRSFVEVYKAGSISKAAMRLGISQPAMSAHIHSLEAFTGCVLFTRRSHGVVATVDGEELARLVASDLETIELKLSMLRSRTRKSSGTVSFIGPAELMWSKLPYLVKILFNEGIKFKVLTGNRKRIYSCLLDGSCQLGFTTSMPDKQKFGYAEIGMEKLIVVVASLIADNFKENEDVIDTLSKLPLIAYDEQLPLIREVFQDSSRFFALLRPSITVPDLRILERMIRENIGWTVMPEYLCAQSIAGGQIVEVNVHERLPINSIYLVWIDSSLRNPLVSGIRDRILELSKNSGFMV, from the coding sequence TACAAAGCTGGTTCGATTTCAAAAGCGGCAATGCGGTTGGGCATAAGCCAGCCTGCAATGTCTGCCCACATTCATTCACTTGAGGCTTTTACCGGATGTGTTCTCTTTACTCGTCGTTCACATGGTGTGGTGGCTACAGTGGATGGGGAGGAATTGGCGAGATTGGTGGCTTCAGATTTAGAAACGATTGAACTGAAGTTGTCGATGCTTAGATCACGTACAAGAAAGTCCTCGGGGACAGTATCTTTCATCGGGCCAGCAGAATTAATGTGGTCAAAATTACCGTACTTGGTGAAAATATTATTCAATGAAGGTATTAAATTTAAAGTTTTGACAGGAAATAGGAAGCGCATATACAGCTGTCTTCTGGACGGAAGTTGTCAACTAGGTTTCACAACTTCTATGCCGGATAAACAAAAATTTGGATATGCTGAAATTGGAATGGAAAAGTTAATAGTTGTGGTAGCGTCACTCATAGCAGACAACTTCAAAGAAAACGAGGACGTGATTGATACGCTGTCGAAGCTTCCTCTAATAGCTTACGATGAACAGTTACCCTTGATAAGGGAAGTTTTCCAGGATTCTTCGCGATTTTTTGCACTGCTTCGTCCGTCTATTACTGTACCGGATTTGCGGATTTTAGAAAGAATGATCCGAGAAAATATTGGTTGGACTGTGATGCCTGAGTATTTATGCGCCCAAAGCATAGCAGGAGGTCAGATCGTTGAAGTGAATGTCCATGAGAGACTCCCTATAAATTCAATCTATTTGGTATGGATTGATAGCTCATTACGTAACCCACTCGTTTCAGGAATAAGAGACAGAATTCTCGAACTATCAAAAAATAGCGGATTTATGGTTTGA
- a CDS encoding cupin domain-containing protein has translation MEIHNRTPNVYDLLEINKILLSTSNNGESFEKDLHLNGFIEKPWGYEYRVYCDSIFDVWRLHISKNQSTSMHCHILKDTVLICLHGDGETRFLDGTHQALKSGDSIYIAKGVFHQTISGKSGIELIEVENPRNKFDLLRLKDNYGRQNMAYEKKSQEHDLLPPLQQIAAGTLIREHDLHKLAYFSVKNLDRKMLNDEDDFIFISLDVKSHLMGKIHILRAKDAISEMYCGQNVFLINVP, from the coding sequence ATGGAAATCCACAACCGGACTCCAAATGTATATGACTTGCTTGAAATAAACAAAATCCTACTTTCAACTTCAAATAATGGTGAGTCATTTGAGAAAGACTTACATCTCAATGGATTCATAGAAAAACCATGGGGATATGAGTATAGAGTTTATTGTGATTCTATTTTTGATGTATGGCGCCTTCATATATCAAAGAATCAATCCACTTCAATGCATTGTCATATACTCAAAGACACCGTCCTTATATGCCTACATGGTGATGGCGAGACCAGATTTCTTGATGGTACACATCAGGCGTTAAAATCTGGGGACAGCATATATATTGCAAAAGGTGTATTCCATCAGACTATTTCGGGAAAATCAGGCATCGAATTAATCGAAGTTGAAAATCCAAGAAACAAATTCGACTTACTCAGACTTAAAGATAATTATGGCCGGCAAAATATGGCATATGAAAAGAAATCACAGGAACATGATCTTTTACCTCCTTTGCAACAGATAGCTGCAGGCACATTGATCAGAGAACATGACCTACACAAATTAGCATACTTTTCCGTCAAAAATCTTGATAGAAAAATGTTGAATGACGAGGATGATTTTATTTTTATTTCATTAGATGTAAAAAGCCATCTAATGGGAAAGATTCATATCCTACGAGCTAAAGATGCCATCTCAGAAATGTACTGTGGTCAGAATGTATTTTTAATTAACGTCCCGTAA